From one Salvelinus sp. IW2-2015 linkage group LG11, ASM291031v2, whole genome shotgun sequence genomic stretch:
- the il19l gene encoding interleukin 19 like: MKLLLSATLPRLLFLLACLSGCGLGRGIHLGTCSVTVHTHELRKHYTEIRSSVIAADSQMGVRLLRGDVMRNIQEGEYCCFLRLLLRFYVERVFVSHGLSQPLHRRSTSALANSFLTINKDLRQCHCHCGENTRRKMDSLQAEFDKLEIYQAAVKAIGELDSLLDWLEELKHNSHTTHTDR; this comes from the exons ATGAAGCTGCTGTTAAGCGCCACCCTCCCCAGGTTGCTCTTCCTGTTAGCGTGTCTCAGTGGGTGTGGCTTGGGACGTGGCATACACCTGGGAACCTGCTCTGTCACCGTACACACTCACGAACTACGCAAGCACTACACAGAGATACGGAGCTCTGTG ATAGCAGCAGACAGTCAGATGGGAGtgagactgctgaggggagacGTGATGAGGAACATACAG GAGGGGGAGTACTGCTGTTTCCTGCGTCTATTGCTACGTTTTTATGTGGAGAGAGTGTTTGTTAGCCACGGCTTGTCTCAGCCACTGCACCGGCGCTCAACCAGCGCTCTCGCTAATAGTTTCCTCACAATCAACAAGGACCTGAGGCAATGT CACTGCCACTGTGGAGAAAACACCAGGAGAAAAATGGACTCCCTACAGGCCGAGTTTGACAAG CTGGAGATCTACCAGGCAGCAGTAAAGGCTATAGGAGAGCTGGACTCTCTACTGGACTGGCTGGAAGAACTCAAGCACAactcacacacaactcacacagacAGATAA
- the LOC111970330 gene encoding zinc finger and SCAN domain-containing protein 31-like has translation MSKLHLLNVFLTERLTAAAVEIFVVVEKTVSEYQEEISRSKEEIDRLRMLLDVVTQPKIHLHKADPQQLILPIPEEGEQQHCEQEWWCTSLGQEDPEPKQIKEEQEEFGTGQEEEQLQGLESDIKEFINNPSFVKSDCDQDPPQPSHLYQIQMVENRERDHMRTHTGEKQYQCSECGKCFSQKICLEEHMVTHKREKPHQCENCGKFFSLKHNLTVHMRIHTGEKPYQCKECGKCFGYTKSLAKHMRSHTGERPYQCCYCGKCFTQKFSLKEHISIHTGEKPYKCPMCVKCFRAARFLKQHQQIHREQPYC, from the exons ATGTCCAAACTACATCTGCTGAATGTGTTTCTTACCGAGCGATTAACAGCGGCGGCTGTTGAGATATTTGTGGTCGTGGAAAAAACGGTATCAGAGTACCAGGAAGAAATCTCCCGTTCAAAGGAGGAGATCGATCGTCTACGGATGCTGCTGGATGTCGTTACTCAACCAAAGATACATTTGCATAAAGCAG ATCCCCAGCAGCTAATACTCCCTATCCCTGAAGAGGgggagcagcagcactgtgagcaggagtggtGGTGCACCAGTCTGGGGCAGGAGGACCCAGAGCCCAaacagattaaagaggaacaggaggagtttGGGACAggtcaggaggaagagcagcttcaggGTCTGGAGTCTGATATCAAAGAGTTCATAAACAATCCTTCCTTTGTGAAAAGTGACTGTGATCAGGACCCACCTCAGCCCTCACATCTTTACCAAATCCAAATggtggagaatagagagagggatcATATGaggacacacactggagagaaacaatATCAGTGTAGTGAATGTGGAAAATGCTTCAGCCAGAAGATATGCCTGGAAGAACATATGGTGACTCACAAAAGAGAGAAACCACATCAATGTGAAAACTGTGGTAAATTTTTTAGCCTCAAGCATAACTTAACAGTCCATATGAGGATACACACGGGAGAGAAACCATATCagtgcaaagaatgtggcaaatgcTTTGGTTACACCAAATCCCTGGCAAAGCATATGAGGAGTCATACAGGAGAGAGACCATATCAGTGTTGTTATTGTGGCAAATGCTTCACTCAGAAGTTTAGCCTGAAAGAACATATTAGTATTCACACAGGTGAGAAACCATATAAGTGCCCCATGTGTGTAAAATGCTTCAGGGCAGCACGATTTCTAAAACAgcaccaacagattcacagagaACAACCATATTGCTGA